In Kordia antarctica, the following proteins share a genomic window:
- a CDS encoding NAD-dependent epimerase/dehydratase family protein yields the protein MSTKVLIIGACGQIGTELTAVLRDTYGTANVVATDIRKSESNVCSGGTFEVLDARDKEAIRACIEKHEITDVYLMAAILSAAAEKNPELAWDLNMNSLLHVLNLAKDKIIKKIFWPSSIAVFGQNSPKKNTPQYTIMEPSTVYGISKLSGERWCEYYHKNFGVDIRSIRYPGIISWKANPGGGTTDYAVEIFHEAIKNGRYTCFLSEDTSLPMMYMDDAVRATLDLMNAEASNVKVRSSYNIAATSFTPKELTIAIQELLPDFTISYKPDFRQQIADSWPESIDDTVAKNDWDWSSRTDMKAIVSEMIMNLKKVLGSRF from the coding sequence ATGAGTACAAAAGTTTTAATTATTGGTGCCTGCGGGCAGATAGGCACGGAGCTTACAGCCGTTTTGCGAGACACTTATGGCACTGCAAATGTTGTTGCAACTGATATCCGAAAAAGCGAAAGTAACGTATGTAGCGGAGGAACTTTTGAAGTTCTTGACGCAAGAGATAAAGAAGCTATTCGCGCTTGTATTGAGAAACATGAAATTACGGATGTGTATTTGATGGCGGCTATACTTTCTGCTGCCGCTGAGAAAAATCCGGAGTTGGCTTGGGATTTGAATATGAATTCTTTGCTTCACGTGCTGAATCTTGCCAAAGATAAGATCATCAAAAAAATATTTTGGCCAAGCTCTATTGCTGTATTCGGTCAAAATTCTCCCAAGAAAAATACACCACAATATACCATTATGGAACCTTCTACCGTTTACGGAATTAGTAAGTTATCCGGCGAACGTTGGTGTGAATATTACCATAAGAATTTCGGTGTTGATATCCGAAGTATTCGCTATCCTGGTATTATTAGCTGGAAAGCAAATCCTGGCGGCGGAACAACAGATTATGCCGTAGAAATTTTTCATGAAGCAATTAAGAATGGACGTTATACTTGTTTTTTGAGTGAAGATACTTCGCTTCCAATGATGTATATGGATGATGCTGTACGTGCTACACTTGATCTTATGAATGCAGAAGCGTCAAACGTGAAAGTACGCTCTTCATATAATATTGCCGCAACAAGTTTTACACCAAAAGAATTAACCATTGCGATTCAAGAGTTGTTGCCTGATTTTACTATTAGTTATAAACCTGATTTTAGACAACAGATTGCTGATAGTTGGCCAGAAAGCATTGATGATACTGTTGCTAAGAACGATTGGGATTGGTCTTCAAGGACTGACATGAAAGCGATTGTTTCTGAAATGATTATGAATTTGAAGAAGGTTCTAGGTTCTAGGTTCTAG
- a CDS encoding nuclear transport factor 2 family protein: MKKLIVLSIITAFISCNTEKSRQKVEDFRLEKSKTEINIVLDAWHKAAADADFDAYFSKMTADAIFIGTDATENWENAAFKEFSKPYFDKGKAWSFTALERNVFISEYGDIAWFDELLDTQMELCRGSGVLKKVDDTWKISHYVLSIAIPNDNVPEVIKLKKENDSIVKSQL, translated from the coding sequence TTGAAAAAACTAATTGTACTCTCAATCATTACCGCGTTTATATCGTGTAACACAGAAAAATCGCGACAAAAAGTGGAAGACTTTCGTCTAGAAAAAAGCAAAACGGAAATCAATATAGTTTTAGACGCTTGGCACAAAGCCGCTGCGGACGCCGATTTTGACGCGTATTTTTCCAAAATGACAGCTGATGCTATCTTTATAGGAACTGATGCTACTGAAAACTGGGAAAACGCTGCATTTAAAGAATTTTCAAAACCGTATTTTGACAAAGGAAAAGCGTGGAGTTTTACGGCGTTAGAACGAAATGTATTTATATCGGAATATGGCGATATTGCATGGTTTGATGAACTATTAGACACACAAATGGAATTATGTAGAGGTTCTGGTGTGCTCAAAAAAGTTGATGATACATGGAAAATTTCTCACTATGTACTTTCCATTGCCATTCCAAATGACAACGTTCCAGAAGTTATCAAACTAAAAAAAGAAAACGACTCAATCGTAAAATCTCAACTATAG
- a CDS encoding M13 family metallopeptidase, with protein MKINLKLALCFTASALLFSCEDKKEEKKEVAVIPGINLDYMDTSVSPKDDFYTYVNGKWMETTEIPADRTSWGGFGVLRKDTDQDVLAILDEANKSGKYKATSDQGKALLIYNSILDTAARNKAGIKPLQPALDAIASIKNIADMQTVIAKNVATISAPFMGLTGFANLSDSSMNAAYVVPGSLGLPERDYYLDKDEKSQEIRQKYVAHITRMLQFLGDSEEKARKDAETILALETKLASPRLDKVESRDMRNFNNPRSVQELSEMTPAINWNKLMADLEMKKIDTIIVMQPGYMTALQEILTTASVEDMKTLMRWSTLNNSASQLTTELDKANWDFYSKELNGAKEQRKADERALATVNGTVGEAIGQLYVDAKFPPEAKEKAEKMITNVIEAYKERIMNLDWMSPETKEKAVEKLDKFTVKIGYPDKWEDYASLEVKEGNSYYDNMVAVGKWGYRKNLDEINEPVDKTEWGMSPQTVNAYFNPLNNEIVFPAAILQPPFYNYQADDAVNYGGIGAVIGHEISHAFDDSGARFDADGNLKNWWTEDDLTQFTKRGDALAAQYSAIEVLDSVYINGKYTLGENIGDLGGVLGAYDGLQRHIKENGRPDKIDGFTAEQRFFLSWATVWRTKMREEALRTRIKTDTHSPGQYRAYVPLQNIDAFYEAFDVKEGDKMYIAPENRVRIW; from the coding sequence ATGAAGATAAATTTAAAACTAGCACTTTGCTTTACAGCGAGCGCACTTCTTTTTTCTTGTGAAGATAAAAAAGAAGAAAAGAAAGAAGTAGCTGTCATTCCAGGAATCAACTTGGATTATATGGACACATCAGTAAGTCCTAAAGATGATTTTTACACGTATGTAAATGGTAAATGGATGGAAACTACTGAAATTCCTGCAGACAGAACTTCTTGGGGAGGATTTGGAGTATTGCGTAAAGATACTGACCAAGATGTATTGGCTATTCTTGATGAAGCAAACAAAAGCGGAAAATACAAAGCAACTTCTGATCAAGGGAAAGCGTTGTTAATTTACAATTCTATCTTAGATACTGCGGCAAGAAACAAAGCAGGCATTAAGCCATTGCAACCAGCATTAGACGCAATTGCAAGCATCAAAAATATTGCAGACATGCAAACTGTTATTGCTAAAAATGTAGCAACAATTTCAGCACCTTTTATGGGATTAACAGGATTTGCAAACTTGTCAGATAGTAGTATGAACGCGGCATACGTGGTTCCTGGTAGTTTGGGATTGCCAGAAAGAGATTACTACTTAGATAAAGATGAAAAATCTCAAGAAATTAGACAAAAATATGTAGCACACATTACACGTATGTTACAATTTTTAGGTGATAGCGAAGAAAAAGCTAGAAAAGATGCTGAAACAATTTTGGCTTTAGAAACAAAATTAGCATCACCAAGATTGGATAAAGTAGAAAGTAGAGATATGCGTAACTTTAACAATCCACGCTCTGTACAAGAACTTTCTGAAATGACACCAGCAATTAATTGGAATAAATTAATGGCTGATTTAGAAATGAAAAAAATAGATACAATTATTGTAATGCAACCAGGTTACATGACTGCTTTACAAGAAATTCTAACGACAGCAAGTGTTGAAGATATGAAAACGTTAATGCGTTGGTCAACATTAAACAATTCTGCAAGCCAATTAACTACGGAGTTAGATAAAGCAAACTGGGATTTCTATTCAAAAGAATTAAACGGAGCAAAAGAACAACGCAAAGCAGATGAAAGAGCGTTGGCAACTGTAAACGGAACTGTTGGAGAAGCAATTGGACAATTATATGTGGATGCTAAATTTCCGCCAGAAGCAAAAGAAAAAGCAGAAAAAATGATCACAAATGTGATTGAAGCGTACAAAGAAAGAATCATGAACTTAGACTGGATGAGTCCAGAAACAAAAGAAAAAGCAGTTGAAAAGCTTGACAAGTTTACGGTAAAAATTGGATATCCTGACAAATGGGAAGATTACGCTAGCTTAGAAGTAAAAGAAGGAAACTCATATTATGACAACATGGTAGCTGTTGGAAAATGGGGATACAGAAAAAATCTTGATGAAATCAATGAGCCAGTTGACAAAACAGAATGGGGAATGTCGCCACAAACAGTGAACGCATACTTTAATCCATTAAACAATGAAATCGTTTTTCCAGCAGCAATTTTACAACCGCCTTTTTATAACTATCAAGCTGATGATGCTGTAAATTATGGTGGAATTGGAGCTGTAATTGGACACGAAATTTCACATGCATTTGATGATTCTGGAGCACGTTTTGACGCTGATGGAAACTTGAAAAACTGGTGGACAGAAGACGATTTAACACAATTTACAAAAAGAGGAGATGCATTAGCAGCTCAATATAGTGCTATTGAAGTATTAGATAGTGTTTACATCAATGGTAAATATACGTTAGGTGAAAACATTGGAGATTTAGGTGGTGTTTTAGGTGCATATGATGGTTTACAACGTCATATTAAAGAAAACGGACGACCAGATAAAATTGATGGTTTCACAGCAGAACAACGTTTTTTCCTTTCTTGGGCAACTGTTTGGAGAACAAAAATGAGAGAAGAAGCTTTGCGTACAAGAATCAAAACGGATACGCATTCGCCAGGACAATACAGAGCATATGTTCCATTACAAAATATCGACGCTTTTTACGAAGCATTTGATGTTAAAGAAGGAGACAAAATGTACATTGCTCCAGAAAATAGAGTTCGTATTTGGTAA
- a CDS encoding M28 family peptidase, producing MNTPKARFTFLSFLLIALAVYLSFYSVMPQETTEGKVPKTEFSTVRAFAHVNEIAKEPHYVGSKAHETVRNYIIAELKKLGLEPIIQEGFTLDNWGNISKPKNIIAQIKGKNSTKALLLLSHYDSDPHSAVGASDAASGVATILEGTRAFLAKSEQPENDIILLISDGEELGLNGAELFVNEHPWAKDVGLVLNFEARGSGGPSIMLLETNNGNAKLIKAFQNADTKYPVGNSLAYSIYKMLPNDTDLTVFREDGNIQGFNFAFIDDHFDYHTENDTPENLDFNTLTHQGSYLMPLLDYFSKQDLTQMTSADDLIYFNTPFGFHTYPFSWILPMLLLIVLLFIGVLIYGFKEKMLSGNGIMFGFIPFLVALIVSCAATVLGWMFINWIYPNYAEIQHGFTYNGYTYIFLFAFLSLGITFYSYHKFGKKITPANLTIAPLFFWIVITALAAFYLDGASFISIPVLLSLVSVFFLIKQQKKPSALFLTILAIPAVFILVPFLKLFPVGLGLKIIAVVALLIVLLIGLLMPVFGLYKRKKWTAYLFFLMAIVTFFIAHAKSDFSETRQKPNSLVYVLDADKNTANWNTYDGILDDWTKNYIKDESMTANAKEIMDSKYKGGFTYSQTAPVKSIPLPLFETTKDTIYNTIRHIDVTIIPQRNVNRIEVFGDGKRLETLQINGIMVEKIPNKRSKRLVTYYVSDNEPLVLSFTAKPTERIEFIIYEASFDLLENPLFSVPARAKNMMPRPFVLNDAVLVKKTIQF from the coding sequence ATGAACACACCAAAAGCCCGTTTTACATTCCTTTCCTTTTTATTAATTGCACTTGCGGTTTACCTTAGTTTTTATAGTGTAATGCCACAAGAAACCACAGAAGGAAAAGTTCCGAAAACTGAATTTTCTACGGTTCGCGCGTTTGCACATGTCAACGAAATTGCCAAAGAACCACATTATGTAGGTTCAAAAGCACATGAAACTGTTCGTAATTATATTATTGCTGAATTAAAAAAATTAGGTTTAGAACCGATAATACAAGAAGGTTTTACGCTTGATAATTGGGGAAATATTTCCAAGCCAAAAAATATAATAGCTCAAATTAAAGGGAAGAATTCTACAAAAGCATTATTATTATTGTCACATTACGATAGTGATCCGCATTCTGCAGTTGGCGCAAGTGATGCTGCAAGTGGCGTGGCAACTATTTTAGAAGGAACAAGAGCTTTTTTAGCCAAAAGCGAACAACCAGAAAATGATATTATTTTATTAATTTCTGATGGAGAAGAATTAGGATTAAATGGTGCCGAATTGTTTGTAAATGAACATCCGTGGGCAAAAGATGTTGGTTTGGTGTTGAATTTTGAAGCGCGCGGAAGTGGCGGACCAAGTATTATGTTGTTGGAAACGAACAATGGAAATGCCAAATTGATTAAAGCGTTTCAAAATGCTGATACAAAATATCCTGTTGGGAATTCGCTCGCTTATAGTATTTATAAAATGCTTCCGAATGATACAGATTTGACTGTTTTTCGGGAAGATGGAAACATTCAAGGATTCAACTTTGCGTTTATTGACGATCATTTTGATTATCACACCGAAAATGATACGCCTGAAAATTTAGACTTTAATACGTTGACGCATCAAGGAAGTTATTTGATGCCTTTGTTAGACTATTTTTCCAAGCAAGATTTGACACAAATGACATCAGCTGATGATTTAATTTATTTCAATACGCCTTTTGGTTTTCATACGTATCCTTTTAGTTGGATTCTGCCAATGTTACTCTTAATTGTGCTGTTATTTATAGGTGTATTAATTTACGGATTTAAAGAAAAAATGCTTTCTGGCAACGGAATTATGTTCGGGTTTATTCCGTTCTTAGTTGCTTTAATTGTAAGTTGTGCGGCAACTGTTTTAGGTTGGATGTTTATTAATTGGATCTATCCGAATTATGCCGAAATTCAACATGGATTTACATATAATGGCTACACATATATTTTCCTTTTTGCGTTTTTGTCTTTAGGAATTACATTTTATTCATATCATAAATTTGGCAAAAAAATTACACCTGCAAACCTGACAATTGCTCCGCTTTTCTTCTGGATTGTGATTACTGCACTTGCCGCTTTCTATTTAGATGGCGCAAGTTTTATAAGTATTCCAGTATTATTAAGTTTGGTTTCTGTCTTTTTTCTGATCAAACAACAAAAAAAACCTTCCGCATTATTTTTAACCATTTTAGCAATTCCAGCAGTATTTATATTGGTTCCGTTTCTCAAACTATTTCCTGTTGGTTTAGGATTGAAAATTATTGCAGTTGTTGCGTTGTTAATTGTATTATTGATCGGATTGTTAATGCCTGTTTTCGGATTGTATAAACGTAAAAAATGGACCGCGTATTTATTCTTTCTAATGGCGATTGTTACATTTTTTATCGCGCATGCGAAATCAGATTTTTCAGAAACACGCCAAAAACCAAATAGCTTGGTATATGTTTTAGATGCAGATAAAAATACAGCCAATTGGAATACGTATGATGGCATTTTGGACGATTGGACAAAGAATTACATCAAAGACGAATCGATGACAGCGAATGCAAAAGAAATTATGGATAGTAAGTATAAAGGTGGATTTACGTATTCGCAAACTGCGCCTGTTAAGTCAATTCCACTACCACTTTTTGAAACAACAAAAGACACGATTTACAATACTATTCGTCATATAGATGTGACTATTATTCCGCAACGAAATGTGAATAGAATTGAAGTCTTTGGTGATGGAAAACGACTTGAAACTTTACAGATTAACGGAATTATGGTGGAAAAAATACCAAATAAGCGAAGCAAACGTTTGGTTACATATTATGTTTCAGATAACGAACCGTTAGTGCTTTCATTTACTGCAAAACCAACTGAAAGAATAGAATTTATTATTTACGAAGCTTCTTTTGATTTACTAGAAAACCCGTTGTTTTCAGTTCCTGCGCGCGCTAAAAACATGATGCCAAGACCTTTTGTGTTGAATGATGCAGTTTTAGTGAAGAAGACGATTCAGTTTTAG
- a CDS encoding CBS domain-containing protein, whose amino-acid sequence MGIKSFQGARKVQANTTSKAEALKVSDYMTRNLITFKPEQTVEEVIQKLIQHKISGGPVVNDKNELIGMISEGDCIKQISDSRYYNMPFEQNKIEAHMVKNVETIDGNLDIFDAANKFIQSKRRRFPIVENGKLVGQISQKDILKAAMNLKGQNWK is encoded by the coding sequence ATGGGAATAAAAAGTTTTCAAGGCGCACGAAAAGTGCAAGCTAATACCACGAGTAAAGCGGAAGCATTAAAAGTTAGTGATTATATGACACGGAATTTGATCACGTTTAAACCTGAGCAAACTGTGGAAGAAGTAATTCAAAAGTTAATTCAGCATAAAATTTCTGGCGGACCAGTTGTGAATGATAAAAATGAATTGATCGGAATGATTTCGGAAGGTGATTGTATTAAGCAAATTTCGGACAGTCGTTATTATAATATGCCTTTTGAGCAAAATAAAATTGAAGCGCATATGGTAAAAAATGTAGAAACTATTGATGGAAATTTAGATATTTTTGATGCTGCAAATAAGTTTATTCAATCTAAAAGAAGACGTTTTCCAATTGTAGAAAATGGCAAATTGGTTGGGCAAATTAGTCAGAAAGACATTTTAAAAGCTGCGATGAATTTAAAAGGGCAGAACTGGAAGTAA
- a CDS encoding GNAT family N-acetyltransferase — protein sequence MNIHLETDRLIIRDLTEQDVDGMFVLDSDPEVHTYLGNKPITQKAAALKYIRDVNLQYKQRGIGRWAVEMKETGEFIGWCGMRLYTDYTFNNHTNFHDIGYRIQRKFWGKGFATEASKACLEYAWNVLKLDKIYGITEKGNEASHKVLLKIGLNYLEDFHYEPEKMMLRWYSISKPE from the coding sequence ATGAATATACATTTAGAAACCGACAGACTTATTATTCGAGACCTTACAGAACAAGACGTAGACGGAATGTTTGTACTCGATTCTGATCCTGAAGTACATACCTATTTAGGCAATAAACCAATCACACAAAAAGCAGCAGCTTTAAAATATATTAGAGATGTTAATTTGCAATATAAACAACGTGGAATCGGACGTTGGGCAGTTGAAATGAAAGAAACAGGCGAGTTTATAGGTTGGTGCGGCATGCGATTGTACACCGATTACACCTTCAACAATCACACAAATTTTCATGATATTGGCTATCGGATTCAACGTAAATTCTGGGGAAAAGGATTCGCCACCGAGGCTTCAAAAGCATGTTTAGAATATGCTTGGAATGTGCTTAAACTTGACAAAATCTACGGAATTACCGAAAAAGGAAATGAAGCTTCACACAAAGTATTATTAAAAATTGGACTCAATTATTTGGAAGATTTCCACTATGAACCTGAAAAAATGATGCTCCGTTGGTATAGCATCTCAAAACCTGAATAA
- a CDS encoding single-stranded DNA-binding protein — MNNLKNRVQLIGNLGNDPEIINLEGGKKIAKFSIATNESYKNAQGDKVENVYWHNLIAWNKTAEIAEKFLLKGKEVAIEGKLTNRSYETEAGEKKYVTEVIVNEILMFGK, encoded by the coding sequence ATGAACAATTTAAAAAACAGAGTACAGTTAATCGGAAACTTAGGTAACGACCCAGAAATCATCAATTTAGAAGGCGGAAAGAAAATTGCAAAGTTTTCCATTGCAACAAATGAAAGTTATAAAAACGCACAAGGCGATAAGGTTGAAAATGTGTATTGGCACAACCTAATCGCATGGAACAAAACCGCTGAAATTGCAGAAAAATTTTTACTAAAAGGTAAAGAAGTTGCTATTGAAGGAAAGCTAACAAATCGTTCATATGAAACAGAAGCTGGCGAAAAGAAATACGTGACTGAAGTTATCGTAAACGAAATTTTAATGTTTGGGAAATAG
- a CDS encoding heavy metal translocating P-type ATPase: MSNNIKQTKCFHCGDACAKEIIQSDKKSFCCFGCKTVYELFSENDLSSYYDLQASPGGIPKEIEGKYDFLTQQNIIEKLLEFNDETTQIVTLYIPHIHCSSCIWILENLHKLKPEISDSQVNFGKKTVRITYNTTTFSLKEAVLLLSKIGYEPYISLDDYATGKNKINRTLIYKLGIAGFAFGNVMFLSFPEYFQVSGFWIEHYKPLFRWLMFAFSLPVVFYAAQDYFISAFKGLRAKLLNIDVPIALGILVLFVRSSVEIIFDLGSGFFDSLTGLVFFLLLGKFFQQKTYNFLSFERDYKSYFPIAVTRINKGKETPIQVYDIEKGNRLLIRNEELIPVDGILINGNAAIDYSFVTGESETVQKLAGDKVFAGGKQTSGIIEIEAIKSVEQSYLTQLWSNAVFDKNKEESFTTLTNAISKHFTITVLSIAFISTIFWLWFDASKAINVFTAVLIIACPCAIALAAPFTFGNLLRIFGKLKFYVKNASVLEQLATINTIIFDKTGTITSNQKSTANYEGEQLSIAEATLLKNTLRGSNHPLSRTLYNILDEQNIVTLDHFEEHVGKGMSACYHEENIKVGAAKFVGFQEESTVLNTTVHISTNETYKGKYTFYNKYRKGVSKLFNKLKKAYDLAILSGDNEGERENLKKLLPSKTKLIFNQKPNDKLEYIKYHQAEGAKVLMIGDGLNDAGALAQSNVGIVVSENVNVFSPACDAILDASKFNQLDTYLKASKSAIKIIQWSFVLSFIYNSIGLYFAITGQLAPVIAAILMPLSSISIVVFTTVCTSFLGRKLK; this comes from the coding sequence ATGAGCAATAATATAAAGCAAACAAAATGTTTTCATTGTGGCGATGCATGTGCAAAAGAAATCATTCAATCAGATAAAAAATCTTTTTGTTGCTTCGGATGCAAAACGGTGTACGAACTATTTTCTGAAAACGATTTATCATCTTACTACGATTTACAAGCTTCTCCAGGCGGAATTCCGAAAGAAATAGAAGGAAAATATGATTTCCTAACGCAACAAAATATCATTGAAAAATTGCTAGAATTTAATGATGAAACTACGCAAATAGTTACCTTATACATTCCGCACATTCATTGTAGTTCGTGCATTTGGATTCTCGAAAACTTACACAAACTCAAACCAGAAATTAGCGATTCACAAGTCAATTTTGGCAAAAAAACGGTGCGAATCACATACAATACAACGACTTTTTCACTCAAAGAAGCGGTTTTATTACTTAGCAAAATTGGCTACGAACCGTATATAAGTTTGGACGATTATGCGACTGGAAAAAACAAAATCAATCGTACGCTCATTTACAAACTTGGAATTGCAGGATTTGCCTTTGGAAACGTCATGTTTCTATCATTTCCAGAATACTTTCAAGTCAGCGGATTTTGGATCGAACACTACAAACCACTATTTCGTTGGTTAATGTTTGCCTTTTCACTTCCTGTCGTTTTCTATGCTGCGCAAGATTATTTTATCTCTGCATTTAAAGGTTTACGCGCAAAGCTACTCAACATTGATGTGCCAATTGCATTAGGAATTTTAGTCTTATTTGTGAGAAGTTCGGTGGAAATTATATTTGATTTGGGTTCAGGCTTTTTTGATAGCCTTACGGGATTGGTCTTTTTTCTATTACTAGGGAAATTCTTCCAACAGAAAACATACAACTTTCTATCATTTGAGCGCGATTACAAATCGTACTTTCCAATTGCAGTTACAAGAATCAATAAAGGGAAAGAAACACCAATTCAAGTCTACGATATTGAAAAAGGCAATCGGTTACTTATCAGAAATGAAGAATTAATTCCCGTAGACGGAATTCTAATTAACGGAAATGCTGCTATCGATTACAGTTTTGTAACGGGCGAATCGGAAACGGTTCAAAAACTAGCAGGTGACAAGGTATTTGCAGGCGGAAAACAAACATCAGGAATCATTGAAATAGAAGCGATAAAATCGGTGGAGCAAAGTTACCTCACACAATTGTGGAGCAATGCGGTATTTGACAAAAACAAAGAAGAAAGTTTTACAACGTTAACAAATGCAATCAGTAAACACTTTACGATTACAGTGCTGTCAATTGCGTTTATATCGACAATATTTTGGTTATGGTTTGATGCTTCCAAAGCGATAAATGTATTCACAGCTGTCTTAATCATTGCATGTCCGTGTGCAATTGCATTAGCTGCACCATTTACATTTGGAAACCTATTACGCATCTTCGGAAAGCTGAAATTCTATGTGAAAAATGCAAGCGTTTTAGAACAATTAGCAACGATAAACACAATTATATTTGACAAAACAGGAACGATTACATCCAATCAAAAAAGCACCGCAAATTATGAAGGCGAACAATTATCAATTGCTGAAGCGACACTTTTAAAAAACACGTTGCGTGGCTCTAATCATCCATTAAGTAGAACGCTTTATAACATTTTAGACGAACAAAATATTGTCACACTCGATCATTTTGAAGAACATGTTGGCAAAGGAATGTCAGCGTGTTATCATGAAGAAAATATCAAAGTTGGCGCGGCAAAATTTGTAGGTTTTCAAGAAGAATCAACAGTATTAAACACAACAGTTCATATTAGTACAAACGAAACGTACAAAGGGAAATATACATTCTATAATAAGTATCGAAAAGGCGTATCGAAACTATTCAATAAGCTAAAAAAGGCGTATGATTTGGCAATCCTTTCGGGAGATAATGAAGGCGAACGAGAAAATCTCAAAAAACTATTACCGTCAAAAACAAAATTGATTTTCAACCAGAAGCCAAACGACAAACTAGAATACATCAAATATCATCAAGCAGAAGGCGCAAAAGTACTCATGATTGGCGACGGATTAAATGATGCAGGCGCGTTGGCACAAAGTAATGTCGGAATTGTGGTGTCGGAAAATGTAAATGTATTTTCTCCTGCGTGTGATGCGATATTGGATGCTTCCAAATTCAATCAATTAGATACATATTTGAAAGCTTCCAAATCAGCAATCAAAATTATCCAATGGAGTTTTGTGTTATCATTTATCTACAACAGTATCGGATTATACTTTGCTATCACAGGACAATTAGCGCCTGTAATCGCCGCAATTCTAATGCCGTTAAGTTCCATAAGTATTGTTGTATTTACAACGGTTTGTACATCTTTCTTAGGAAGGAAACTTAAGTAA